One Anaerolineae bacterium DNA segment encodes these proteins:
- a CDS encoding 2Fe-2S iron-sulfur cluster binding domain-containing protein translates to MAEPASTVTLTIDGQSVTVPANTTILEAARSIGVDIPTICAHDATTPRGLCRLCVVDINRGRLLQPACIVPCQDGMVVETANERVRTSRRTILEMLHSAVDLSQAPAIQRYMAEYGADPQRFPEGRRREHPVLDDNAFYIRDYNKCVMCWRCMQVCAEDAQYIFALSIDARGFSSHITTAFDIPMPESTCVFCGQCVGVCPTNALKPKIEWGLEQGLSPDQIRETSRGMRRRQKPIRVE, encoded by the coding sequence ATGGCAGAGCCAGCCTCAACTGTCACCCTCACGATCGACGGACAGTCGGTCACTGTGCCAGCCAATACCACCATCCTGGAAGCAGCCCGCAGCATCGGCGTCGACATCCCGACCATCTGCGCCCATGACGCCACCACTCCCCGCGGCCTGTGCCGGTTGTGCGTGGTAGACATCAACAGGGGCCGGTTGCTGCAGCCGGCCTGCATCGTGCCGTGCCAGGACGGTATGGTGGTAGAAACCGCCAATGAGCGTGTCCGGACGAGCCGCCGCACCATTCTGGAAATGCTTCATTCGGCTGTTGACCTCTCCCAGGCTCCAGCGATTCAGCGCTATATGGCCGAGTATGGCGCTGATCCACAGCGCTTCCCGGAGGGTCGCAGGCGCGAGCATCCGGTTCTTGACGACAATGCCTTTTACATCCGCGACTACAACAAGTGCGTGATGTGCTGGCGCTGCATGCAGGTCTGCGCGGAAGATGCTCAGTACATCTTCGCCCTGAGCATTGACGCACGCGGCTTCAGCAGTCACATCACCACTGCTTTCGACATCCCCATGCCGGAGTCCACCTGTGTGTTCTGCGGGCAGTGCGTGGGCGTCTGCCCGACGAACGCCCTCAAACCCAAGATCGAGTGGGGCCTGGAACAGGGCTTAAGCCCTGACCAGATCCGGGAGACCAGTCGCGGTATGCGCCGCCGCCAGAAACCGATCCGGGTGGAATGA
- the nuoF gene encoding NADH-quinone oxidoreductase subunit NuoF — protein MVDQTSPELVTLERLAADFAGRGRDALLPALWAVQTAYGYIGPEAVRVLSQTLDIPEADIYGVIGFYSMFYDRPAGRTIIRVCTSPSCGLAGADRALHTLCDRLGTVPGGTTPDGQYTVEQTTCLGLCEHAPAALVSRQGAGEQQYAPIDIDAILAGQPGHHNGVIGSMTRVLLRDLPTDRAQTLAEYGEYVALQRALSDLMPEEVIAKIEASGLVGRGGAAFPTGLKWSFTRRAPGTPHYVVCNADESEPGTFKDRVLLEIRPHLLLEGLAICAYAIGAEQAYIFIRGEYPLATERLQQAIAEAEAAGYLGENILGSGFSLHVEVRRGAGAYICGEETALFEAIEGKRGYPRIKPPFPTTHGLFGKPTVINNVETLCKVPGIINRGGRWFRQWGTDLSTGIKLVAVSGHVQRPGVYEIPLGVTLRHVLEALCGGVVGELQAVLMGGAAGTFLRPEEIDVRLTFEDLRAIGSTLGSGAIMVFNDTVDLRDVLRRIGEFFQHESCGKCYPCQLGTQRQKEILDRLATPLPGDRQRLADIGQTMTESSLCGLGQTAAAAVLSAMRQWPELFPA, from the coding sequence GTGGTCGATCAAACCTCCCCGGAACTGGTCACGCTGGAACGCCTTGCCGCCGACTTTGCCGGGCGCGGACGCGATGCGCTGCTACCCGCGCTGTGGGCGGTACAGACGGCTTACGGGTACATCGGCCCGGAAGCCGTTCGCGTGCTCTCGCAGACCCTGGACATCCCCGAAGCGGATATTTACGGCGTCATCGGCTTCTACAGCATGTTCTACGATCGGCCTGCTGGCCGGACGATCATCCGGGTGTGCACCAGCCCTTCATGTGGCCTTGCCGGGGCGGACCGGGCGCTGCATACCCTGTGTGATCGGCTGGGGACCGTCCCCGGTGGCACCACCCCCGACGGTCAGTACACGGTTGAGCAGACCACCTGCCTGGGCCTGTGCGAGCACGCCCCGGCGGCGCTGGTTAGCCGCCAGGGCGCAGGCGAGCAGCAGTATGCCCCGATCGATATTGACGCTATTCTGGCCGGGCAGCCGGGTCACCACAACGGCGTGATCGGCAGTATGACCCGGGTGCTGCTCAGAGACCTGCCCACCGACCGGGCGCAAACGCTGGCCGAATACGGCGAATACGTTGCACTCCAGCGGGCGCTGAGCGACCTGATGCCGGAGGAAGTCATCGCCAAAATCGAGGCATCAGGGCTGGTCGGGCGCGGCGGCGCGGCCTTCCCTACCGGCCTCAAATGGTCGTTCACGCGGCGGGCGCCGGGCACCCCGCATTACGTCGTCTGTAACGCCGACGAGAGCGAACCGGGCACGTTCAAAGATCGCGTGCTGCTGGAGATCCGGCCGCACCTGTTGCTGGAAGGGCTGGCGATCTGCGCCTATGCCATTGGCGCGGAGCAGGCTTATATCTTCATCCGGGGGGAATACCCGCTGGCTACCGAGCGCCTGCAGCAAGCTATTGCCGAGGCGGAAGCCGCCGGTTACCTAGGAGAGAACATCCTGGGCAGCGGTTTTTCCCTGCACGTGGAGGTGCGGCGCGGAGCTGGGGCATACATCTGCGGGGAAGAGACGGCCCTGTTCGAAGCCATTGAGGGCAAGCGCGGCTACCCGCGGATCAAGCCGCCTTTCCCGACCACGCACGGCTTGTTCGGCAAGCCGACGGTGATCAACAATGTCGAGACGCTCTGCAAAGTCCCCGGTATCATCAATCGCGGCGGGCGCTGGTTCCGCCAGTGGGGGACTGATCTCAGCACTGGGATCAAGCTGGTAGCTGTCAGCGGGCATGTGCAACGGCCCGGAGTCTATGAAATCCCGCTGGGTGTCACACTGCGCCATGTGCTGGAGGCGCTGTGCGGCGGTGTGGTGGGCGAGTTGCAGGCGGTGCTGATGGGTGGCGCGGCAGGGACATTCCTCAGGCCGGAGGAGATCGACGTGCGCCTGACGTTTGAAGACCTGCGGGCCATCGGCAGCACGCTTGGCTCCGGGGCGATCATGGTTTTCAACGATACCGTTGACCTGCGGGATGTGCTGCGCCGGATCGGTGAGTTCTTCCAGCATGAAAGCTGTGGCAAATGTTATCCCTGCCAGCTTGGCACGCAACGCCAGAAGGAAATCCTGGATCGGCTGGCGACTCCTTTGCCCGGCGATCGCCAGCGCCTGGCTGACATCGGGCAAACGATGACCGAATCGTCGCTCTGCGGGCTGGGGCAGACGGCGGCGGCAGCCGTCCTGAGCGCCATGCGCCAGTGGCCGGAGTTGTTTCCCGCCTAG